The region GTTGTTCAAGATGACTGGAGATATAGAAAGGAATTGTATGAATACTATGTAAATTATTCTCCACTTAGGTTAATCGTTAATAGCTATCCAGATACgtgcataaaattttataagtacgtagaaagcaaaaaagaactatacaaatattttaagaaacGTTGTCGTTCTAGtgatgaaaatatatgcccaaatttttttgccaaatgtTTACAATACGATCCAGAAGAAGTACTATCTACTCTTAGTTGTCATGAAAACATAATGAAAGAAAGAGCTGCCGCTGCGCCTAGTGCTCTACAAAGAGTAAACGCACCTTCAGATAGTGAACCCAACTCAGATGTTTCAGACGGTCGTAAGATGCCTGACGATGCTCCCATTTTAAGTGGAAATCCTCACACTGTAACAAAGCTTGGCAATGTTCTTCTTGGAGTAGTTGCAACTTCTATGACATCTGGCGCTTTATATagagtaaatataaatttattggtACAAATCAA is a window of Plasmodium vivax scf_4181 genomic scaffold, whole genome shotgun sequence DNA encoding:
- a CDS encoding variable surface protein Vir14, truncated, putative (encoded by transcript PVX_149260A); this encodes TNYDVCPLLNYWVYNRLNMFLSSYDPSYIKETFGNIVQIWYKFLEETLSKPDDETCKPNYLIVVQDDWRYRKELYEYYVNYSPLRLIVNSYPDTCIKFYKYVESKKELYKYFKKRCRSSDENICPNFFAKCLQYDPEEVLSTLSCHENIMKERAAAAPSALQRVNAPSDSEPNSDVSDGRKMPDDAPILSGNPHTVTKLGNVLLGVVATSMTSGALYRFTPLGGMIRNGLGWNNNNMRNFNGEDIRLYDYASEPFNPYPGEEHYIGYHPV